In one window of Syntrophales bacterium DNA:
- the pgsA gene encoding CDP-diacylglycerol--glycerol-3-phosphate 3-phosphatidyltransferase, which yields MRTFNLSNTITILRISVIPALFFLLPPPGPGRTGSLVIALLFIAAAFTDLLDGYVARRYEIVTTMGKLLDPIADKLIINTAMILMIPLGRIPAWIVAITIIRDIAVDGIRSIASSEGLVIQASRWGKQKTLCQIFAVSALIIHYPFLGADAHLVGTVILYLALILTIYSGIDYFVKFYRGETTVI from the coding sequence CATTCCGGCACTTTTTTTTCTTCTCCCTCCCCCCGGCCCCGGTCGGACAGGAAGTCTCGTTATTGCCCTCCTGTTTATTGCGGCTGCCTTTACCGACCTGCTGGACGGTTATGTAGCCAGGAGATATGAGATTGTCACCACCATGGGGAAATTATTGGATCCCATTGCCGATAAGCTTATTATCAACACAGCGATGATTTTGATGATTCCCCTCGGCCGTATTCCGGCCTGGATTGTGGCCATTACAATTATCAGGGATATTGCAGTTGATGGTATCAGAAGCATCGCCTCGTCGGAGGGACTTGTCATTCAAGCCAGCCGGTGGGGAAAGCAAAAGACCCTGTGCCAGATCTTTGCCGTATCGGCGCTTATTATCCATTATCCGTTTCTGGGTGCAGATGCCCACCTTGTAGGCACAGTAATTCTCTATCTAGCCCTGATATTGACCATCTATTCGGGCATTGATTACTTCGTGAAGTTTTACAGGGGAGAAACCACAGTTATTTGA